From the genome of Papaver somniferum cultivar HN1 chromosome 2, ASM357369v1, whole genome shotgun sequence, one region includes:
- the LOC113354171 gene encoding glutathione transferase GST 23-like: MEDVKLHSIAISIFCSRVIWALKLKGIKYEYIEEDLQNKSENLLKYNPVYKKVPVLVHGGKAISESMIIVEYIEETWPDKYPLLPKDPYERSVARFWAKFASDMDPLFTRYFCTRGEVQDQAMKEILGMLRSVEEHGLGDGRKFFGGEILGFADIAFGRLVLMINGMTDIPGLSNPLEAEKFPRLESWIKRFSEVPIIKENQPNYDGWLAYAKRNLQNLFPSPSA; the protein is encoded by the exons ATGGAAGATGTGAAGCTGCATTCAATTGCGATAAGCATTTTTTGTAGTAGAGTGATATGGGCTTTGAAATTGAAAGGAATAAAGTATGAGTATATAGAGGAGGATCTTCAAAATAAGAGTGAAAATCTCTTAAAGTACAATCCAGTTTACAAGAAGGTACCAGTTCTTGTTCATGGTGGAAAGGCAATTTCAGAATCAATGATAATCGTTGAATATATCGAAGAGACATGGCCTGACAAGTACCCGTTACTCCCCAAGGATCCTTATGAGAGATCGGTAGCTCGGTTTTGGGCCAAGTTCGCCAGTGACATG GACCCTCTTTTTACAAGGTATTTTTGCACACGCGGGGAAGTGCAAGACCAGGCAATGAAAGAAATCCTGGGAATGCTAAGAAGTGTAGAAGAACATGGTCTTGGTGATGGAAGGAAATTCTTTGGTGGGGAAATTCTAGGATTTGCAGATATAGCCTTTGGACGCTTGGTGCTTATGATCAATGGCATGACAGACATACCAGGACTGTCGAACCCTCTTGAGGCAGAGAAGTTCCCTCGGCTTGaatcttggatcaaaaggtttAGCGAAGTTCCAATAATCAAAGAAAACCAACCAAACTATGATGGATGGTTGGCCTATGCCAAACGCAACTTGCAGAATCTTTTTCCTTCGCCCTCTGCGTGA